The Lipingzhangella halophila genome segment GTACCTCGGCGGCCACCCGGCCGCGACCAGTCCGCCGTGCACGGCGTCGGCGCGGCGCAGTGCCTCCTCGCGGCGGCCGGGGCCGGCGGCGATGAACGGGACCAGGTTGGGGTGTGCGGCGAGGGCGGCCCGGTAGGAGCGTGCCCAGACCGTCAGCCCGTGCCGCCAGCCGCCGGTCTCGAAGCCCGAGACGTCGATGCTGAGCGTGACCTCGTCGGCGATGTCGATGAGGAGCTCGTCCTTCGTCCGGTAGTGGCTGTAGAGCGAGGCGGCCTGCACGTCCAGCTCCTGGGCGAGTTTGCGCATGGACAGTCCTTCCAGGCCGTCGCGGTCGACGAGGGTCAGCGCGGTAGCGCGGATCCCTTCGCGACTGAGGATCGGCGTCCTGGGTCGTCCCACCTCTACTCCCTTCCCATGCCGCTTTCGCATGCCGGTCACAGCGATCTTTGCACGATCAGCCGCGCTGCGCAGGCGCTTGCCTAGGGTCCTGGCAACCACCTACGCTTAAAACCAAACACCGTTAGGTTATCCGCGCAGTGGTGAACAGGAAATGGGGTTAGCCGAACATGGTCGACTTTTCGCTGACCGATGAGCAGCGAGAGATCCGCGACTGGGTCCGGACCTTCGTCAGACGCGAGCTCATGCCGTTGGAGAACGACGTACTGCTCCGCGAACGCCGTGGTGAGGAGCCCGGCCTCACCGAGAAGGAGCGGACGGAGCTGCAGCAGCTCGCCAAGAAGTCCGACTTCTGGGGCGTGCAGACCCCGGCCGAGTACGGAGGCATGGAGCTCGACGCGATCAGCGCCGCCATCGTCGAGACCGAGCTGGGGCGCTCCTTCATCTCGTTCAGGTTCGGCGGAGACGCCGACAACATCCTCTACCACGCGAACGAGGAGCAGAAGCAGCGCTACCTGCTGCCCACCATCTCCGGCGAGCGCAAATCCTGCTTCGCCATCACCGAGCCCGGCGCCGGCTCCGACGCCAAGGCGATCCGTACAACCGCCGTCAAGGACGGCGACGAGTGGGTGATCAACGGCGAGAAGACGTTCATCACCGGTGGCCACGAAGCCGACTTCGCGATGGTGTTCGCCGTGACCGACAAGGAGCTCGGCGCCGACGGCGGCGTGACCTGCTTCCTCGTGGACCGCGACCACGGGTGGACCTCCGAGCCCATCGACACCATGGGCGAGCGCCGGCCCGCCTCCATCCTCCTGGACGACGTCCGGGTCCCCGACGACGCCGTGCTCGGCGAGGTCGGCAAGGGCTTCCCCCTGGCCATGCAGTGGATCGGCAAGGGCCGCTTCCTGCTGCCCGCCCGCGCCCTCGGCGGCTGCGAGCGCATGCTCGACATGGCCATCGAGCACTCCAAGACCCGCGAGACGTTCGGGGCGCCCATCGCCGATCGGCAGGCCATCCAGTGGATGATCGCCGACTCCCAGGTGGAGATCGAGGCGCTGCGGCTGCTGGTGCTGCACGCCGCATGGCAGGTCGAACAGGGGGTCGACTCCCGGCACGCGCAGTCCATCGCCAA includes the following:
- a CDS encoding acyl-CoA dehydrogenase family protein — encoded protein: MVDFSLTDEQREIRDWVRTFVRRELMPLENDVLLRERRGEEPGLTEKERTELQQLAKKSDFWGVQTPAEYGGMELDAISAAIVETELGRSFISFRFGGDADNILYHANEEQKQRYLLPTISGERKSCFAITEPGAGSDAKAIRTTAVKDGDEWVINGEKTFITGGHEADFAMVFAVTDKELGADGGVTCFLVDRDHGWTSEPIDTMGERRPASILLDDVRVPDDAVLGEVGKGFPLAMQWIGKGRFLLPARALGGCERMLDMAIEHSKTRETFGAPIADRQAIQWMIADSQVEIEALRLLVLHAAWQVEQGVDSRHAQSIAKVFGGVKANEIVDRVMQIHGGMGYTRELPIERWYRDLRLLRIFEGTDEIQRRTIARDLLKGHVKVGATLN
- a CDS encoding TetR/AcrR family transcriptional regulator, which gives rise to MGRPRTPILSREGIRATALTLVDRDGLEGLSMRKLAQELDVQAASLYSHYRTKDELLIDIADEVTLSIDVSGFETGGWRHGLTVWARSYRAALAAHPNLVPFIAAGPGRREEALRRADAVHGGLVAAGWPPRYATLIGASTKYLVVGAAMNSFARGFDDDVRVYRDRYPNLSQAHRLSEHAAEIDEASFELALSSFLDGLSNVYSREAVSDR